AAAGACAACATATGAAAAAAACTATTACTTAACTCGCAAACTCATATCTATATATGGGAAGAGAACTGTTTGCAGCACTGGCGGTAAATAGTGGGTATGGTTGATGTACGGTTATCTACTAGAGAAATCCCCCCTCCGCTTACTGTCTAACCAAGATAAGACGCGGTAAATTAGAGATGTAGCCAAAAAAGATGAATATTAAAAAGAGCTACTGTCAATCAAAAACTCACTAGTTCCGATTTGGCATGATTCCAGGAAGCACAAGATTTCTACCAGCCTGGAAAGTAATCATAAGTTATACATTTTCAAATATCTGTGTTATGCGTAACAAACTACAACAAACCATCAAACCCCTGTTCAAAATTTTCTTTGTCTTCAGCCTAGTGTTAACTTTAGCACTGAGCCATGCTGATGGAGCATTAGCCGCCCGCAGTGGTGGTCGCATCGGTGGAGGAAGCTTCGGTGGTGGTGGAGGCTTTAGAGCGCCTTCTAGCCGGACATACACACCGCGGACTTATGCGCCTGGTGGTGGTGGATACTATCCTGGTGGTGGTGGCTTCGGCTTTCCGTTCTTGATTCCCTTTTGGGGTATCGGCGGCGGATTTGGCGGTATCTTTAGCATTTTAATCTTTTTAGCGATCGCCAACTTCCTGATGCAAACCTTCCGCCGTGTCAGCAATGGTGAAAGCGAAGACGTAGGCTATAGCAGCAATCCGGCTGTATCTGTAACTCGTTTGCAAGTTGGTTTATTAGCACAAGCCCGTGGTTTGCAAGATGAACTCAACAAAATCGCCGAATCTGCTGATACTAATTCCCCAGAAGGAAGAGCCGAAGTTTTGCAAGAAGCGAGTTTAGCTTTACTCCGTCATCCAGAATACTGGGTATATGGAGGTGGTGGTACACAGCAAGTTAAATTAAATGCGGCTGAAGGTCAGTTTAACCGTCTGTCATTAGCAGAACGCAGCAAGTTTAGTGAAGAAACTCTGTCTAATGTCAACAACCAGTTGAAATCAGCTTTGAAGAATAAAGAAGCTTTACCTGGTGCTGACCAAATCGACAACCCCACCCAACTAATAAGTGAAGGTCCTGGAGAATACCTGATTGTCACCTTATTAGCAGCCACATTAGGCAAATTTGAAATCCCACAAATCAACAGTGCTGATGACTTGCGTCAAGCCTTGCGGCGAATTGGTGGTATTCCCGGTGATCAACTTTTAGCGATTGAAGTGCTTTGGACTCCCCAAGCTGAAGGCGATACCCTGACATCTGATGATATCTTGGCGGAGTACACCGATTTGAAATTGATGTAAAGGTTTTATGGGGTATTTTGTACCCCAAGCCCTGTTTGTAGAGATATATCAAAAATCAAAACCTCACCCTTGTTTTACCCTATGGATAAATCTTTTCCTCTCTTGACTAAGGAAACAGATTTCCACAGAAAAGGTGAGGTTTTTGCAGGTTTGGAGATCAAATAAAATTACTTTTAATAACCTTTAGATAACTCAAGCTTTACTCATTGGCATGACAGAATGTGGTAATTACCTATTTTGTATGACTTTGCTTGAGGTTGCTAGTAATGAGTATAAAATCCAATAACCCATTGAAGTTTAACCGTCGCCAGTTTTTGCTAAATTCTGCTGTGACAGCCGGTGGAATCATTACCACAAATCTGATATCAAAATCACCAGTTTTCGGACAAGCACCTGGAATTATTACCTCTGACAGAATGCGTCCTGGGATACCTTATGGTATTGCCTCTGGAGATATCACCGATGATAGTATTATAATCTGGAGTCGCAGCGATCGCCCTGCGAAAATGTTAATTGAATATTCCACCAGTGAATCTTTTAACCGGGTGGGGCGTGTTTTCGGTCCAGTTACTTCAGAAGAAGAGGATTTCACAGCCCGATTTGTTCTCCGGAATTTACCTTCAGACCAACAAATATTTTATCGGGTAACTTTCCAAGATTTAGACTCTAGAAACGTCTACAGCGAACCAGTAAGCGGTACTTTCCGCACTCCCCCCACAACTGGACGAGATATTTTCTTTGTTTGGGGTGGAGATACAGCCGGTCAAGGATGGGGAATTAATCCTGACTTTGGTGGGATGAAAATTTACGAAACAATGCGTCAACTTAATCCCGACTTTTTCATTCATTCTGGCGATACCATTTATGCTGATGGGCCGCTTCAATCAGAAGTGTTGCTAGATGATGGCAAAGTTTGGAAAAACATCATTACAGAAGAAAAATCAAAGGTAGCAGAAACGCTTCAAGAATTTCGTGGCAATTTTCAATACAATTTGCTGGATGAAAATGTCAAGCGTTTTAACGCTGAAGTTCCGATGTTGGCGCAGTGGGACGACCACGAAACCACAAACAACTGGTATCCTGGTGAATTTCTTCTCAATGATGACCGCTATACAGTCAAGGATGTTAACTTGTTAGCACAAAGGGCAAGACAAGCATTTTTGGAATATATGCCCATTAGCTATAAAACCAGATTTGGTGCCGATAGATCAAAAATTTATCGTTCCTTCCAACATGGCCCGTTACTAGACATTTTCATGCTGGATGAACGCACTTATCGGGGACAAAACACCGAGAATCTTCAGCCAGTACAAAGTGCAGAAACAGATATGCTGGGGAAATCACAATTGCAATGGATGAAAGTGCAATTGCTGAAATCAAAAGCCACATGGAAAGTAATTGCTAGTGATATGCCTTTGGGACTAATAGTTCGAGACGGCGGCAATTTTGAAGCCTGGGCTAACGCAGACAACGGCCCAGCTTTGGGAAGGGAATTAGAGTTAACTGAGTTACTGCGATTTATCAAACACAGGGATATTAAAAACGTTGTTTGGGTAACTGCTGATGTACATTATGCAGCAGCCCACTATTACGACCCCAGCAAGGCACAATTCACCGACTTTAAGCCTTTCTGGGAGTTTGTCGCCGGGCCTCTCAACTCTGGGACATTTGGCCCAGGACAATTAGACAATACCTTTGGCCCACAATTAATATTTCAAAGTAATCCTCCAGGTATGAAACCAAATCGACCCCCCAGTGAAGGTTTACAATTCTTTGGAGGAGTGAAAATTGATGCTGATACCAAGGTGATGACAGTTTCACTGCGTAACATAGCTGGAGAAATTATTTACAGCGTAGATTTGCCACCAGAAAATTAAATCAACCTTTAGCTCAATTTAGCCAGTAAGATGGAGTTATTCTGTCTACTGGCTTTGTTGTTTTTTGGCTGAGATAGTTACTAAAATTTTAGAGTATTGGAGTTGATTATGTTGAAACAACTCATCCTGGAGAATTGGAAAAGTTTCCGTTATGCGGAGCTTCCACTTGACCCTTTGACTGTTCTGATTGGTACTAACGCCAGTGGGAAATCTAATGTAGTTGAAGCTTTGGAATTTTTGCAAAGGATAGCGCAAGGAGAAAATATTGAATCTGCTTTAGCAGGAGATAAAACACTTGCTTCTATTCGCGGTGGTGTAGAGTGGGCTGCACGTAAACCAGAATCTCAGTTTACATTAAAGGTGCTAATGCAGGGTGAGGATGAAAATACGGATTATTTATATGTTATTCAAATACAAACACTACCTGAAGTGAGAGTGATAAAGGAATATATTGAATTTGAAACTTTGAATGAAAAAAAAGTATTGACTGTCAAAAATTATAATTTTACTAGCAAAAGTGGTTTAAGATTCGTTGACTCTAGTGCTGAGAGTGACGAGTTAAGGCAATTTAATCCATTTAATGAAAAAAAACTACTGCAAGGAGAAGATTTTTTAGAAATATTGCAAAATCACTATTTACCTTTAAAAAAGAAACTAAATATTCTTGTGATTTCAAGTTTACAAAAAAGTTTGATTCTAAATCCTATACCTTCTCAAATGCGTGATTATTCACGACTTTCTGATACGCTAGAAAGCGATGTATCAAATATAGCTGGTGTACTAGCAGCTTTATCTGAACAGCAAAAAAAAGAAGTTGAATCAGCACTGTCTGATTACATCAAACATTTACCAGAAGGCGATATTAAAAAAGTATGGGCGGAAAAAGTAGGTAGATTTGGCACAGATGCTATGCTCTATTGTCAGGAAGAATGGAAACCTGGAGAGATTACAGAAATTGATGCTAGAAGTATGTCAGATGGAACTTTACGTTTTTTAGCAATTCTGACAGCACTACTCACGCGACCGGAAGGTAGTCAACTGGTAATTGAAGAAATAGATAATGGTTTGCATCCCTCCCGTGCTAAATTACTTGTGAAAATCCTGCGAGAGATTGGCAGCAAAAGAAATATTGATATTCTAATTACTACCCATAACCCAGCTTTACTGGATGCTTTAGGCCCTGAAATAGTCCCGTTTGTCGTTGTCGCACATCGAGACTCAGAAACAGGAGAAAGTAAACTTACTATTTTAGAAGATATTGATAATCTTCCTTTGTTACTAGCATCAGGTACTTTGGGTAAACTAGCAACCAAAGGAGCAATTGAAAAGAGCCTTTCTGAGAATAAGTAAAACAACATATGCAAAAGGTTCTAATTATTGATACATCAATACTCTGCGTTTATTTAGCTGTTCCTGGTAAAGAAACTTGCGGTACTGATAATGAAAAATGGGATAAAAGCAGGGTTGAAGCCCGTTTTCAATTAGAAAAGGAACAAGGTACAAAGTTTATACTGCCATTAGCGACAATTATAGAAACTGGTAATCATATTGCACAAGCTAATTCTAGACGATTTGAAGTTGCTAAAGCTTTTGCTGATATTTTAGTGGAAGTAGCAGATGGAGTTATACCTTGGGAAGTTTTTACAACTCAAGTGGATGAACTGTGGAGTTCAGAACAATTGAAAAAGTTAGCTAATGATTGGCCTGATCTAGCAAAAGGAAAGATTTCTATCGGAGATGCCACAATTAAGACTGTAGCCGAGTATTATGCTAAAGCCAGTAACACATTTATGGTAGAAATTTTCACGGGTGATCAAGGTTTGAAGGCTTATGAACCAACTACACCACCACTGACACGCCGCAGCAGTCGCAGAAAAGCATAACAATAGCGTCTCAAATGTGCAAGTTTAATTTATTTATGGGAATTTGGTTTAGAAGAAACGAACCGCCAAGACGCAAAGAACGCCAAGGGAAGAGGGTTTAATAAGGTAAAAGCAATATAATTCATAAAATTTAGATAATTAAGCAAATAGGAGAATCAATTGGAAGGTAAGAGATTTATTCAGAAAATACGATTAGAAAATTTTCTTTCTTATGGAAGTGAAGGTGAAGAAATTGAATTACAACCGCTAAATGTCTTAATTGGCGCTAACACTTCTGGTAAATCAAATTTAATTGAAGCTTTGGGAATTTTACGGGCTACACCTATAGATTTACCCGCCCCATTTCGTCAAGGTGGAGGCGTAAGTGAGTTTCTATGGAAGGGTGGACAGGAAAACCCAGTAGCTACAATTGAAGCTACCTTAGATTATCCTCAAAGAACCCAAAATCTACATTATAAAGTTAGCTTGACAGAAGTTGGTCAAAGACTAGAATTAATCGATGAAGCTGTGGAGAATGAAGAACGATATTCAGGTGAAAGTGATGTCTATTTTTACTATCGTTATCAAGGTGGTCGTCCGGTTTTCAATGTTAACACTATAGATGAGGATAAACGATTTCAACGCTCTCTTAAACGAGAAGATTTAATTCCTGATCAGTCAGTATTATCTCAGCGAAAAGATCCAGATTTGTATCCAGAACTTTCTTATCTCAGCACGGCATTTTCTAATATAGGTTTATATCGTCATTGGCAGATGGGGCGATACTCAGAACCTAGAAATGCTCAAAAAACTGATTTACCAGAACATCCTTTATTAGAAAATGGAAGTAATTTAGGACTATTTTTAAACAACTTACAACATCAAATAGGTAATAGAAAAATAATTGAGAACTTGAAAAAGTTTTATGAAGCAGCCGAAGAATTGAGTGTAAGAATATATGGCGGTACAGTGCAGATATTTATTCGTGAAGAGGGTTTTATTCAACCAATTCCTGCAAATCGGTTATCTGATGGTACACTCCGTTATTTATTCTTAATGGCTTTACTACTTGACCCAACTCCACCTCCACTTATTTGTATTGAAGAACCGGAGATTGGGTTACATCCAGATATTTTACCGACTATTGCAGAAATGCTAATTGAAGCATCACAGAGAACACAATTAATAGTGACAACTCATTCTGATGCTTTAGTTTCTGCTTTGAGTGAATATCCCGAATCAGTAATAGTTTGTGAACGAGATGAAAAAGGTAGCCATCTGCACCGTCAGGAACCTGATAGATTAAAAAATTGGTTAGCAAAGTATACCCTTGGTGACCTCTGGCGGATGGGACAAATTGGTGGAAATCGTTGGTAATGAAGATTTATATTTACATTGAGGGTGTAGGAGATGAAGATGATGTTGAATTACTACCTAGACAACGCCCTGGCTTTCGTAGTGGTATCAGGAGTGGAAAAGAAACCACCACTGGACTACGCCCAGGTTGTATAAAATTTTTTCAAGAACTATATGATATTGCCGGTGAAAATATCAAGGTAGTTATGTGCGGATCACGGCGTGATGCTTATGAAAATTTTAAAATAGCTTTAGAGTCTCAACCAGAAGCTTTTAATGTTTTATTAATTGATGCTGAATCTCCAGTTTGTACTAGTGTGAAACCTTGGGAACATTTGAGAAATAGAAAAGACGATCAGCCTTGGATTTTAGATGCACTGAATTTTGAGGATGAGCAGTGCCACCTGATGGTACAAACAATGGAAGCATGGTTTATTGCTGATATTGATGCTTTAAGAACATTTTATGGTGAGGGATTTAGGGAAGATGGTATCTCTCAAGGAATGGTGGTATATCCTAGCATAGAACAAGTTTCTAAAGATACTCTGAAAATATGGCTTGCGGCAGCTACTCGCCGTACAGAAAAGAAAAAATATCATAAAACAAACCATGCTCCAAAGCTTTTGGAATTGCTGGATGTGGCTAAGGTTCGTCAAGCATCGCCATACTGCGATCGCCTGTTCATGACTTTAAGCGATAAGATAACAAAAGTTTGAGCGATCGCCTACTCACCCCCACATCACGTTATCATCAGGTATTGTGGAATCTCCGTGCATCACCCCTAGCATCTATGACTGCTTCTCAACCTGAAACTCAACCAACGGAACCCAACATCCCTGCTGCGCCTCACGTCGATACGCAATTGGTAGACCGCAGTAAGCTGAGTAAGATGTATCAGCATTATGTGGAAGTCAAAGATAAACATCCCCACGCTTTGCTACTGTATCGGGTCGGAGATTTTTTTGAAACTTTTTTCCAAGATGCTGTAACTGTCTCCAGAGAATTGGAACTTGTACTTACCAGTAAACACGGTGGCGAAGTTGGTCGCGTGGCGATGACTGGTGTACCTCACCACGCTTGGGAACGCTAC
This Nodularia sp. LEGE 06071 DNA region includes the following protein-coding sequences:
- a CDS encoding alkaline phosphatase D family protein, with product MKSNNPLKFNRRQFLLNSAVTAGGIITTNLISKSPVFGQAPGIITSDRMRPGIPYGIASGDITDDSIIIWSRSDRPAKMLIEYSTSESFNRVGRVFGPVTSEEEDFTARFVLRNLPSDQQIFYRVTFQDLDSRNVYSEPVSGTFRTPPTTGRDIFFVWGGDTAGQGWGINPDFGGMKIYETMRQLNPDFFIHSGDTIYADGPLQSEVLLDDGKVWKNIITEEKSKVAETLQEFRGNFQYNLLDENVKRFNAEVPMLAQWDDHETTNNWYPGEFLLNDDRYTVKDVNLLAQRARQAFLEYMPISYKTRFGADRSKIYRSFQHGPLLDIFMLDERTYRGQNTENLQPVQSAETDMLGKSQLQWMKVQLLKSKATWKVIASDMPLGLIVRDGGNFEAWANADNGPALGRELELTELLRFIKHRDIKNVVWVTADVHYAAAHYYDPSKAQFTDFKPFWEFVAGPLNSGTFGPGQLDNTFGPQLIFQSNPPGMKPNRPPSEGLQFFGGVKIDADTKVMTVSLRNIAGEIIYSVDLPPEN
- a CDS encoding DUF1517 domain-containing protein, yielding MRNKLQQTIKPLFKIFFVFSLVLTLALSHADGALAARSGGRIGGGSFGGGGGFRAPSSRTYTPRTYAPGGGGYYPGGGGFGFPFLIPFWGIGGGFGGIFSILIFLAIANFLMQTFRRVSNGESEDVGYSSNPAVSVTRLQVGLLAQARGLQDELNKIAESADTNSPEGRAEVLQEASLALLRHPEYWVYGGGGTQQVKLNAAEGQFNRLSLAERSKFSEETLSNVNNQLKSALKNKEALPGADQIDNPTQLISEGPGEYLIVTLLAATLGKFEIPQINSADDLRQALRRIGGIPGDQLLAIEVLWTPQAEGDTLTSDDILAEYTDLKLM
- a CDS encoding AAA family ATPase, whose protein sequence is MEGKRFIQKIRLENFLSYGSEGEEIELQPLNVLIGANTSGKSNLIEALGILRATPIDLPAPFRQGGGVSEFLWKGGQENPVATIEATLDYPQRTQNLHYKVSLTEVGQRLELIDEAVENEERYSGESDVYFYYRYQGGRPVFNVNTIDEDKRFQRSLKREDLIPDQSVLSQRKDPDLYPELSYLSTAFSNIGLYRHWQMGRYSEPRNAQKTDLPEHPLLENGSNLGLFLNNLQHQIGNRKIIENLKKFYEAAEELSVRIYGGTVQIFIREEGFIQPIPANRLSDGTLRYLFLMALLLDPTPPPLICIEEPEIGLHPDILPTIAEMLIEASQRTQLIVTTHSDALVSALSEYPESVIVCERDEKGSHLHRQEPDRLKNWLAKYTLGDLWRMGQIGGNRW
- a CDS encoding DUF4276 family protein, whose product is MKIYIYIEGVGDEDDVELLPRQRPGFRSGIRSGKETTTGLRPGCIKFFQELYDIAGENIKVVMCGSRRDAYENFKIALESQPEAFNVLLIDAESPVCTSVKPWEHLRNRKDDQPWILDALNFEDEQCHLMVQTMEAWFIADIDALRTFYGEGFREDGISQGMVVYPSIEQVSKDTLKIWLAAATRRTEKKKYHKTNHAPKLLELLDVAKVRQASPYCDRLFMTLSDKITKV
- a CDS encoding AAA family ATPase, whose translation is MLKQLILENWKSFRYAELPLDPLTVLIGTNASGKSNVVEALEFLQRIAQGENIESALAGDKTLASIRGGVEWAARKPESQFTLKVLMQGEDENTDYLYVIQIQTLPEVRVIKEYIEFETLNEKKVLTVKNYNFTSKSGLRFVDSSAESDELRQFNPFNEKKLLQGEDFLEILQNHYLPLKKKLNILVISSLQKSLILNPIPSQMRDYSRLSDTLESDVSNIAGVLAALSEQQKKEVESALSDYIKHLPEGDIKKVWAEKVGRFGTDAMLYCQEEWKPGEITEIDARSMSDGTLRFLAILTALLTRPEGSQLVIEEIDNGLHPSRAKLLVKILREIGSKRNIDILITTHNPALLDALGPEIVPFVVVAHRDSETGESKLTILEDIDNLPLLLASGTLGKLATKGAIEKSLSENK